One region of Flavobacterium pisciphilum genomic DNA includes:
- a CDS encoding PAAR-like protein produces MAKPDNTLKRKEREEKEDAEDGLKFVIDGAKLKCDLCIVPEGDLKVNYDTPSTQDKRTATVVEKDKKSVIFKGNCKKSPQSASPCASVMKLADWKDVGTVYFQDEFPLLLKSTIKCEYGGIPVEITDSAQRNVIEKIDATGAPVPDIEKVDVDLIVEFELLPTYDGEFGFDWLICDDSDNILKIQTDDISNLEYVFDDSKLEYVSVATVPSVKDKIKKDYKKTPLNLHYYGYWLSLLQINQEIKLNMICKPLKVGEDITKGEVSFVKNDFYEVTIDGQKNENIKYNPDGKPKEITVKCVQPSKQVDIIPTDKNKNQVGKIIAVENAKVFDLPVRLVCVVKDTPNKEAEISQLISDFKTNKIEDYLNKNSLNQALIKTTVEIDNKYRIAFDETSWDGTFYNKAGNYFTNRKDPAGGKVSYIDDDGQEQKNAKQEHILDKFLREYKNTFETDGKKFRGILLFISNINKDSNDHEGGVSRTQPVNFREAIVFASNLKNKATYAHEIAHALGLEHFFWRDIEYKPELDGLKNSIKSNEEAKKSNNETIEKNKKAKKTNSDIIKTRNEEIKKWKTEKAKPDYPYKKAAQERIDYLEKENANTAKINEKIDEYIKKSENYNVDIDKTLKKQRENLDVYKNNKYKFKEKSTLNIMDYSSKTNIYTQWQWKIMQNDVRSYYGSINENK; encoded by the coding sequence ATGGCAAAACCAGATAATACTTTAAAACGAAAAGAACGTGAGGAAAAAGAAGATGCTGAGGATGGATTAAAATTTGTAATTGATGGAGCCAAACTTAAATGTGATTTATGTATTGTTCCAGAAGGTGATTTAAAAGTAAATTATGATACTCCGAGCACACAAGATAAGCGGACAGCTACCGTAGTTGAAAAAGACAAAAAGAGTGTAATCTTCAAAGGCAATTGCAAAAAAAGCCCTCAGAGTGCCAGTCCTTGTGCCTCAGTAATGAAACTTGCAGATTGGAAAGATGTGGGAACCGTATATTTTCAGGACGAGTTTCCTTTACTTCTAAAAAGTACTATAAAATGTGAATATGGAGGTATTCCAGTTGAAATTACAGATAGCGCACAACGCAACGTAATTGAAAAAATTGATGCCACAGGAGCGCCAGTGCCTGATATTGAAAAAGTTGATGTCGATTTAATTGTGGAATTTGAGTTATTGCCTACATATGATGGTGAATTTGGTTTTGATTGGTTAATATGCGATGATTCTGATAATATTTTAAAGATTCAAACAGATGATATTAGTAATTTAGAATATGTTTTTGATGATTCAAAATTAGAATATGTATCTGTGGCTACTGTTCCAAGTGTTAAAGATAAAATTAAAAAAGATTATAAAAAAACACCATTAAATCTACATTATTATGGATACTGGTTAAGTCTATTACAAATTAATCAAGAGATCAAATTAAATATGATTTGTAAGCCTCTTAAGGTGGGAGAAGATATAACTAAAGGGGAAGTTTCTTTTGTGAAAAATGATTTTTATGAAGTTACAATAGATGGTCAAAAAAATGAAAATATTAAATATAACCCAGATGGGAAACCAAAAGAAATTACTGTAAAATGTGTACAACCGTCTAAACAAGTGGATATTATACCAACAGATAAAAACAAAAATCAAGTTGGAAAAATTATTGCAGTAGAAAATGCCAAGGTTTTTGATTTACCTGTTAGGTTAGTTTGTGTCGTAAAGGATACACCTAATAAAGAAGCTGAAATTTCACAGCTAATATCCGACTTCAAAACTAATAAAATTGAAGATTATTTAAATAAAAATTCACTTAATCAAGCTTTAATAAAGACCACAGTAGAAATTGACAATAAATATCGTATAGCTTTTGATGAAACATCTTGGGATGGAACATTCTATAATAAGGCAGGAAATTATTTTACCAACAGAAAAGACCCAGCTGGAGGAAAAGTATCTTATATAGATGATGATGGACAGGAACAAAAAAATGCTAAGCAAGAACATATTCTGGATAAATTTTTAAGAGAGTATAAAAATACTTTTGAGACAGATGGAAAAAAATTTAGAGGTATTTTATTATTTATTAGTAACATCAATAAAGATTCTAATGATCACGAAGGGGGAGTAAGTAGAACACAACCTGTGAATTTTAGAGAAGCAATTGTTTTTGCATCCAATCTCAAAAACAAAGCTACTTATGCTCATGAGATTGCACATGCTTTAGGGTTGGAACACTTTTTCTGGAGAGATATTGAGTATAAGCCAGAATTAGATGGATTAAAGAATAGTATAAAATCTAATGAAGAGGCTAAGAAGTCAAATAATGAGACTATAGAGAAAAACAAAAAGGCAAAAAAAACTAATAGTGATATAATAAAGACAAGAAATGAAGAGATAAAAAAATGGAAGACAGAAAAAGCAAAACCTGATTATCCATATAAAAAAGCAGCTCAAGAAAGAATAGACTATTTAGAGAAAGAAAACGCCAATACAGCTAAAATAAATGAAAAAATAGATGAGTATATTAAGAAGAGTGAAAATTATAATGTAGATATTGATAAGACATTAAAAAAACAACGAGAAAATTTAGATGTATATAAAAATAATAAATATAAATTTAAAGAAAAATCGACCTTAAACATTATGGATTATTCGTCTAAAACAAATATTTATACTCAATGGCAATGGAAGATTATGCAAAATGATGTGAGATCATATTATGGCTCTATAAACGAAAACAAATAA
- a CDS encoding sensor histidine kinase, protein MLELFSLDPKTVFLLYFWANLFICILIFCYSFSYATTENRKTLKNFGYGKLLLTIGWIFILLRGVISDMISINIANTIIFTACYYETIAMLSMLKTKSERPYKIQIGITIVAILVFNTAVAIGSTINTRILIISMGIFAIYLPPTISYFTGKGHNFFRTFYVLCYVGFEVLIVLRMFYNYLYPQKDFFSYTIFDSLYSISLFLLTLIGTVGFLLLVKERQDFKIKKLFDDKNQFFSIIAHDLRGPLGSSAGLSEILTQNIEEYSREEIKDIIEMLHESNKNSYKLLENLLDWSKVQTGMIEFSPRRILLNTLIKENVELNKNAALNKNISLSFESSELIEVEADKNMIDTIVRNLLTNAIKFTDKHGEITVKFKKKHQKVEISIADNGIGIPDNIKDKLFKINGKVTQRGTENESGSGLGLLLCSEFIKMHQGKIWTESEHGKGSTFKFTLPLEIMKN, encoded by the coding sequence ATGCTCGAACTTTTCTCTCTAGACCCAAAAACTGTTTTCCTTCTTTATTTTTGGGCAAACTTATTTATCTGTATTCTTATTTTTTGTTATTCGTTTTCATATGCTACCACTGAAAATAGGAAAACATTAAAAAATTTCGGCTATGGAAAACTATTGCTGACCATCGGCTGGATATTTATTTTATTAAGAGGGGTAATCTCAGATATGATTTCTATTAATATCGCTAACACAATCATTTTTACAGCCTGTTATTATGAAACGATTGCTATGCTATCGATGCTTAAGACTAAATCGGAGAGACCATATAAGATACAAATAGGAATAACCATTGTAGCAATATTAGTTTTTAATACGGCAGTAGCAATAGGAAGTACAATTAACACTCGTATTTTAATTATATCTATGGGAATATTTGCTATTTATTTACCTCCTACGATTAGTTATTTTACAGGAAAGGGCCATAATTTTTTCCGAACTTTTTATGTGCTTTGTTATGTTGGATTTGAAGTTTTAATTGTTTTGCGAATGTTTTATAATTATTTGTATCCACAAAAAGATTTTTTCTCTTACACTATCTTTGATAGTTTGTATAGTATCAGTTTATTTCTGCTTACACTCATCGGAACTGTTGGTTTTTTATTACTAGTTAAAGAAAGACAAGATTTTAAAATAAAGAAACTTTTTGACGACAAGAATCAGTTCTTTTCTATCATAGCTCATGACTTAAGGGGACCACTAGGTTCATCGGCTGGGCTTTCAGAAATATTGACACAAAATATTGAAGAATATAGCCGTGAAGAGATTAAGGATATTATAGAAATGCTACATGAGTCGAATAAGAATAGTTATAAGCTGTTAGAAAACCTTCTAGACTGGTCGAAAGTACAAACAGGAATGATTGAATTTAGCCCTAGAAGAATCCTATTAAATACTTTGATTAAGGAAAATGTTGAGCTTAATAAGAATGCTGCTTTAAATAAAAATATAAGCCTTTCGTTTGAATCATCTGAACTTATTGAAGTGGAGGCTGACAAAAATATGATTGATACTATTGTGCGTAACTTATTAACTAATGCAATTAAATTTACTGATAAGCATGGTGAGATTACTGTTAAATTCAAAAAAAAGCATCAAAAAGTAGAAATATCTATAGCTGATAATGGTATTGGAATTCCGGATAATATAAAAGATAAATTATTTAAAATTAATGGAAAAGTAACTCAAAGAGGAACTGAAAATGAAAGTGGGAGTGGACTTGGATTGTTACTTTGCAGTGAGTTTATAAAAATGCATCAAGGTAAAATTTGGACTGAAAGCGAACACGGAAAAGGCAGTACATTCAAGTTTACTTTGCCTTTGGAGATTATGAAAAATTAA
- a CDS encoding DUF7619 domain-containing protein, with translation MRKLLLSLLLLPSLFQAQNAASADPGFIPATVWNNYEKQVNDMALQSDGKIVIEATQYDYDTGWTRTIERLNADGSSDAAFKVLTDNTANSHECQIVIQSDGKIILGSQFTVAGVIKPMIRLNTDGTIDTTFDTPALPTSSYIYCLTLLPDGKLLVGNDSSKKLLRLTADGALDTTFYDEHPEIQSCRAVLVLPDGKLIVAGSMLDPGGAVTYYNIEKLNANGTIDPAFDISTSFIGRNGYTSSLALQPDGKILVGGRFDTCDGNNSKSLARLHPDGSYDNTFTSPIYDTEPVVNDILVRPNGNILIGGNFSASSIYGIAMLLPNGSVTYSFSPSMAGTSVTITEYSEVRRVLQQPNGMILHCGDYGNIGGQLYKTNMIRLLGTDSYLVNGYTRLDMQNNGCTDVDPGFPYLKYKLVNGTTQSSYYSTSNGYHGVMLKNGTSVITPILDNPTWFSVSPSSISLNMPSATNYANQNFCVTAVGSHHDLSVSIVPINRATPGFDAYYEVLVRNNGNQTATGTVGFTYDAATAEYIQSTPLAAGAGFGSVTWNIEGLLPLSEVKYIVKLNLNTPTDTPPLNANDVLKFSAVANIAQDEVATNDEATLEQTVVNSFDPNDKICLGGDYVRPEHVGDYMYYRIRFENLGTASAQNIKVTDMIDTTKFDIASLSPVDGSHPFTTRVIQGNQVEFMFNNIQLGFADENNDGYLVFKIRSLNSLTEGAVLENTASIYFDYNLPVVTNTSVVTVQTSLHTISFETIKLALYPVPAGDMVFISIPKQVNVQSVTVYNLLGQSVLENVRPGPQGDVNVTTLATGSYLMRVRTELGDGVMRFVKK, from the coding sequence ATGCGAAAACTATTACTTTCACTGTTATTGCTTCCTTCTTTATTTCAAGCGCAAAATGCAGCTAGTGCCGATCCGGGATTTATTCCTGCTACGGTTTGGAATAATTATGAAAAACAAGTCAACGATATGGCACTTCAGTCCGACGGCAAAATTGTCATTGAGGCTACCCAATATGATTACGATACGGGATGGACGCGAACCATAGAACGACTCAATGCAGACGGTTCGAGTGATGCTGCTTTTAAGGTATTGACCGATAATACGGCAAATTCGCATGAATGTCAGATAGTGATACAGTCCGATGGTAAAATTATATTGGGCTCCCAATTTACTGTAGCAGGTGTAATCAAACCTATGATTCGGCTGAACACCGACGGTACTATTGATACAACCTTCGACACACCAGCTTTGCCAACATCTTCTTATATCTACTGTTTGACCTTGTTGCCAGATGGGAAGCTACTGGTTGGAAATGACTCTTCTAAAAAACTGCTTCGCCTGACCGCCGATGGTGCTTTAGATACCACTTTTTATGATGAGCATCCCGAAATACAGTCTTGCAGGGCCGTATTGGTATTGCCAGATGGCAAGTTGATTGTAGCGGGCTCAATGTTAGATCCAGGAGGGGCGGTTACGTACTACAATATTGAAAAACTAAATGCCAACGGCACAATAGATCCAGCATTTGATATCAGCACAAGTTTTATAGGTCGGAATGGTTATACGTCTTCATTGGCATTACAGCCTGACGGAAAAATACTGGTGGGCGGAAGGTTCGATACTTGCGACGGCAACAATTCTAAGAGCTTAGCACGGCTGCACCCCGACGGAAGTTATGACAACACGTTTACATCCCCAATATATGACACAGAACCTGTGGTAAATGACATTTTGGTGCGACCTAACGGTAATATCCTGATTGGAGGTAATTTTAGCGCGAGCAGTATTTATGGTATTGCTATGCTGTTACCAAACGGTTCAGTAACATATTCTTTTTCGCCATCGATGGCTGGTACTAGCGTTACGATTACGGAATACTCGGAAGTGCGCAGGGTCTTGCAGCAACCTAACGGTATGATCTTGCACTGTGGTGATTATGGAAATATTGGAGGTCAGTTATATAAGACCAACATGATTCGCTTGCTCGGTACTGATAGCTACCTTGTAAACGGCTATACCCGACTTGACATGCAAAATAATGGGTGTACCGATGTCGATCCCGGATTTCCGTACCTTAAGTACAAACTGGTGAACGGTACGACCCAAAGTTCTTATTATTCCACTTCCAATGGTTACCATGGCGTAATGCTCAAAAATGGCACAAGTGTTATCACGCCTATACTTGACAATCCGACTTGGTTCAGCGTTTCGCCATCAAGTATCAGTCTGAATATGCCATCGGCAACGAATTATGCAAACCAGAATTTCTGTGTGACCGCAGTCGGAAGCCACCATGATTTGTCGGTTTCAATAGTGCCAATTAACCGAGCGACACCAGGTTTTGACGCCTATTATGAAGTTTTGGTTAGGAACAATGGTAATCAAACGGCAACAGGTACTGTAGGATTTACGTACGATGCCGCTACGGCGGAATATATCCAAAGTACCCCTTTGGCCGCAGGCGCAGGTTTTGGCTCGGTGACATGGAATATTGAGGGTTTATTGCCGTTATCTGAAGTTAAATATATTGTAAAACTAAACTTAAACACCCCTACCGATACGCCACCACTAAATGCTAATGATGTATTGAAATTTTCAGCAGTAGCAAACATTGCTCAAGACGAAGTTGCGACAAATGATGAAGCGACATTGGAGCAAACGGTAGTAAATTCGTTTGATCCTAATGATAAGATTTGCCTCGGAGGTGACTATGTGCGTCCGGAACATGTAGGTGATTATATGTATTACCGCATCCGATTCGAGAATTTGGGTACGGCATCGGCGCAAAACATTAAGGTGACCGATATGATTGATACCACTAAATTTGATATCGCTAGTTTGAGTCCAGTAGACGGTAGCCATCCTTTTACTACCCGCGTGATACAAGGTAATCAGGTCGAGTTTATGTTCAACAACATACAGCTTGGGTTTGCTGATGAGAATAATGATGGCTATTTGGTTTTTAAAATTCGTTCATTGAATTCGCTTACAGAAGGTGCTGTGCTAGAGAATACAGCTTCGATTTATTTTGACTACAATCTCCCTGTTGTGACAAATACTTCGGTCGTGACGGTGCAGACGTCTTTGCATACTATATCATTTGAAACGATTAAATTGGCGCTTTATCCTGTTCCTGCGGGCGATATGGTATTCATCAGTATTCCCAAACAAGTTAATGTTCAGTCGGTAACAGTGTATAATCTTTTAGGGCAGTCGGTACTTGAAAATGTAAGACCTGGACCCCAAGGCGATGTGAATGTTACAACACTTGCTACTGGAAGCTATTTAATGCGGGTGAGGACGGAACTGGGCGATGGTGTGATGCGGTTTGTTAAAAAGTAG
- a CDS encoding DUF2931 family protein → MKKTTLNLLLLLVISGLTSSCQEKKETNKLANTLTMQDTLTTMETNFKWQEGLSCPLGYPIQVYRGWLEGPKVSNGVTEEPNSSTSIFGFGTTTGVGYWGENSSGMSQGVKPIPQSLNCIWYSYVEDVMYQINTELDYPKMVKLFNEGFQSSVRKRGKVMITYTHITVGFAPGGVVVVWLQGGGRQVEIGRYQGSKTTISEKEIARLDSHERLLFDPEDRARTLKNPMIIAPEVQEANKNKPIPYGLWDSYRIKYNWRPTFVFVREGKVQDELGIYMFNGESETLLDEVFINNEYQERAVPKGFVIGYWDKKGQGYGGGIDFDEKEIFAAFKELHQKNPETKIDLEIKINPGSAYSSVTLKNGINAIPLKKIKVEVFESRMVTREYKKE, encoded by the coding sequence ATGAAGAAAACAACTCTTAATTTACTACTGCTCTTGGTGATAAGTGGCTTAACAAGCTCTTGTCAAGAAAAAAAAGAAACTAATAAATTAGCTAATACGCTTACTATGCAAGACACTCTTACTACTATGGAGACAAATTTTAAATGGCAAGAGGGCTTGAGTTGCCCGTTGGGATACCCGATACAAGTATATAGAGGCTGGCTCGAAGGACCAAAAGTATCAAATGGAGTTACGGAAGAACCTAATAGTAGTACTAGTATCTTTGGTTTTGGAACTACGACAGGTGTTGGATATTGGGGAGAAAATTCCTCAGGGATGAGCCAGGGAGTAAAACCTATACCTCAAAGCCTTAATTGTATTTGGTACTCTTATGTAGAAGACGTTATGTATCAAATAAATACAGAACTTGATTATCCCAAAATGGTCAAGCTGTTTAACGAAGGGTTTCAGAGTAGTGTTAGAAAAAGAGGGAAAGTAATGATTACTTATACTCATATCACAGTAGGGTTTGCTCCTGGTGGCGTAGTGGTGGTATGGTTGCAAGGAGGGGGAAGACAAGTAGAAATAGGGCGTTATCAGGGAAGTAAAACTACGATATCTGAAAAAGAGATAGCTAGGTTGGACAGCCACGAACGTCTGTTGTTTGATCCTGAAGATAGGGCACGTACTTTAAAAAACCCTATGATTATAGCACCAGAGGTTCAGGAAGCCAATAAAAATAAACCCATTCCGTACGGACTTTGGGACAGTTACCGTATAAAATACAACTGGCGACCTACATTTGTATTTGTGAGAGAAGGAAAAGTACAAGATGAACTAGGAATATATATGTTTAATGGAGAAAGTGAGACTTTATTAGATGAGGTATTTATTAATAATGAGTATCAAGAAAGAGCAGTGCCTAAAGGTTTTGTTATTGGTTATTGGGACAAGAAGGGACAAGGTTATGGAGGTGGAATTGATTTTGATGAAAAAGAGATTTTTGCAGCATTCAAGGAATTGCATCAGAAAAATCCTGAGACAAAAATTGATTTAGAAATCAAAATTAACCCTGGTAGTGCTTATTCATCAGTAACATTAAAAAATGGTATTAATGCTATTCCATTAAAGAAAATTAAAGTAGAGGTTTTTGAATCAAGAATGGTTACTAGAGAGTATAAAAAAGAATAA
- a CDS encoding DUF2490 domain-containing protein: MLFRLPFFTLFSIMIFLFSTTLSAQTQNTFSGWNAAFFTYKLDNKFSIHFDGQVRSTDKLEDTQSFIMRAGLNYHVKNNMIATIGYAYIGNNRSVMDIDGWIPEHRIWEQFIFNQQFTLYNRPVALQHRFRLEQRFMGQPTIDENELVTDNYDFAQRLRYFTRSVFPLSETTSFTNGAFIALQNEVFVNLENAPNGRFFDQNRAYLALGWRVSPKFDIEAGYMNQFVLGRNNNSVNNIVQLAAYVRL, translated from the coding sequence ATGCTTTTTAGATTACCCTTCTTTACTTTATTCAGTATCATGATTTTTTTGTTTAGCACAACCCTGAGTGCACAAACGCAAAATACTTTTAGTGGTTGGAATGCTGCATTTTTTACTTATAAACTAGATAATAAATTCAGTATCCATTTTGATGGGCAGGTGAGAAGTACTGATAAATTGGAAGATACTCAATCTTTTATTATGCGAGCAGGATTGAATTATCATGTAAAAAACAATATGATTGCCACGATTGGTTATGCTTATATAGGAAACAATAGGTCTGTTATGGATATTGATGGTTGGATTCCTGAGCATAGAATATGGGAACAGTTTATCTTTAACCAACAGTTTACATTGTATAATCGTCCTGTTGCCTTACAACACCGTTTTAGACTAGAACAGCGTTTTATGGGACAGCCTACAATTGATGAAAACGAACTTGTAACTGATAATTATGATTTTGCACAGCGATTACGTTATTTTACCCGTTCAGTTTTTCCACTTTCAGAGACAACAAGCTTTACAAATGGTGCTTTTATAGCTTTGCAAAATGAAGTATTTGTGAATTTAGAAAATGCTCCTAATGGTCGTTTTTTTGATCAAAACAGAGCTTATTTGGCGTTAGGATGGAGAGTAAGTCCGAAATTTGATATTGAAGCAGGATATATGAATCAATTTGTTCTTGGTAGAAATAATAATTCTGTTAATAATATAGTACAATTAGCAGCTTATGTAAGGTTGTAA
- a CDS encoding GreA/GreB family elongation factor — protein MSQNIILTTGIYDLIKDHLRRKKVTIEEEKLLTLELKKASQVLRRNLPEDIVSVNRKVTYKDHTNNEEKTVVFVGPEKTKTSKNRISILSDEGIAMVGYKVGKLIEWPSKKGDLKLEILKVEELELA, from the coding sequence ATGTCACAAAATATCATTTTAACAACAGGAATATACGATTTAATTAAAGATCACTTAAGAAGAAAGAAAGTAACAATAGAAGAAGAAAAATTATTGACTCTTGAACTTAAAAAAGCATCACAGGTATTAAGAAGAAATTTACCAGAAGATATTGTTTCAGTAAATAGAAAAGTAACTTATAAAGACCATACAAACAACGAAGAAAAAACAGTTGTATTTGTAGGTCCTGAAAAAACGAAGACAAGTAAAAATAGAATTTCTATTCTTTCAGATGAAGGTATTGCAATGGTAGGGTATAAGGTAGGTAAACTTATAGAATGGCCTTCTAAAAAAGGCGATTTAAAACTAGAAATATTAAAAGTTGAAGAACTAGAATTGGCTTAA
- a CDS encoding phospholipase effector Tle1 domain-containing protein, which produces MGKTFVYNTGTSKDDIKEDELQLTFGIFIDGTLNNKNNTDRRTEHSRTDKKTDKIDYSKGNKELEDEDNDHYKNIKNKKRIEELLSKKDKTPAEEIEFKAIDEKEKYLVASHRVALNEFGLDRMGTDNSYSNDYTNVARMWTCCEQKKYAIYVPGMGTDNLMRDSQDGFAFGSGQTGIRARVRNACEQIADKIFEVIEKKEQEKKSQKALTQITLDVFGFSRGAATARNLVYEVNLDSGYGKAVQKEIPDGVEYRESPNSESGRVRIQNMRTAFVDVDNYEIDSSYLMDEQLPKMGHLGYSLLKKTKLEFNDLKDIEIIVRFVGIYDTVSSYFEVGGVRDHYDDYGKLKDEDFKLFKFGQSDFEDDIKDLHLNDLTKEKDIDDINKPLLNNLYSQKVVHFTAKDEHRENFALTRINQISGKYIEKNFPGVHCDIGGAYMTEEETIDEIGTSLKDEQGTFSFLAGLLPSSLPGLSALRNDLIRQYWYKEDQIKIKRQWVSLLPYYKLTGTRDRKLTGIHEGYKGLKKEYSYIFLHFMETYARGTEMKKNFVDESSLKFPLDDFLITVKNHLTDYAFDETNQIKEWDFISDEEIEKKIKDRIEKQKLETELKNIEEKLKYKTYEMEGLKKVTDNLRVEQYQPKIDFGTLKIPQEVATEELEIVVELDEVVVYSPQKMLRKLRNEYLHWSSTRDWFGMQPNEGRKRQIY; this is translated from the coding sequence ATGGGAAAAACATTTGTATACAATACGGGAACAAGTAAGGATGACATAAAAGAGGATGAATTACAACTTACTTTTGGGATATTTATAGACGGTACCTTAAACAATAAGAACAATACTGATAGGCGTACTGAGCATAGTCGTACAGATAAAAAAACTGATAAAATAGATTATTCTAAAGGCAACAAGGAATTGGAAGACGAGGATAATGATCACTATAAAAATATAAAGAATAAAAAACGGATAGAAGAGCTTCTTTCTAAGAAAGACAAAACCCCTGCCGAGGAAATCGAGTTTAAAGCTATTGATGAAAAAGAAAAATATCTTGTTGCCTCACACAGAGTAGCCTTAAATGAGTTTGGTTTGGATCGCATGGGTACTGACAACAGTTACAGTAACGACTATACCAATGTAGCACGAATGTGGACATGTTGTGAGCAAAAAAAATACGCTATTTATGTACCAGGAATGGGTACTGATAACTTAATGCGAGACAGCCAAGATGGTTTTGCTTTTGGATCCGGACAAACTGGGATACGTGCCAGAGTCCGCAATGCTTGTGAACAAATAGCAGATAAAATATTTGAAGTAATAGAAAAGAAAGAACAGGAAAAAAAATCTCAGAAAGCGTTAACCCAAATTACGCTAGATGTTTTTGGATTTAGTCGTGGAGCTGCCACAGCAAGAAATTTGGTTTATGAGGTAAACCTAGACTCAGGTTATGGAAAAGCCGTACAAAAAGAGATTCCTGATGGGGTAGAATATCGTGAATCTCCAAATTCTGAATCGGGTAGAGTGCGCATCCAAAATATGCGTACCGCTTTTGTTGATGTTGATAATTACGAAATCGATAGTAGTTATTTAATGGATGAGCAATTGCCTAAAATGGGTCATTTGGGGTATAGCTTGCTTAAAAAAACTAAGCTTGAATTTAATGATTTAAAAGATATAGAGATAATTGTACGGTTTGTAGGGATTTACGATACTGTTTCGTCTTACTTTGAGGTAGGAGGTGTTCGAGATCATTATGATGATTATGGAAAGCTAAAAGATGAAGATTTCAAGCTATTTAAATTTGGCCAATCAGATTTTGAGGATGATATAAAAGACTTACATCTTAATGATTTAACGAAGGAAAAAGACATTGATGATATAAATAAGCCCCTGCTTAACAATTTATACAGTCAAAAAGTAGTTCATTTTACAGCAAAAGATGAGCATCGTGAAAATTTCGCACTCACCCGAATCAATCAAATTTCAGGAAAATATATTGAAAAAAATTTTCCTGGAGTCCATTGCGATATTGGAGGAGCATATATGACAGAAGAAGAGACTATAGATGAAATAGGAACCAGTCTAAAAGATGAACAGGGTACTTTTTCTTTTCTAGCTGGGCTTCTTCCTAGTAGTCTACCAGGATTAAGTGCCCTTAGGAACGATTTGATAAGACAATATTGGTATAAGGAGGATCAAATAAAAATAAAAAGGCAGTGGGTGAGTTTACTTCCTTATTATAAATTAACTGGAACTCGTGATAGAAAATTAACTGGAATTCATGAGGGATATAAGGGATTGAAAAAGGAGTACAGCTATATCTTTTTACACTTTATGGAGACCTATGCTAGAGGGACCGAAATGAAAAAGAATTTTGTAGATGAATCGAGTTTAAAATTTCCGTTGGATGATTTTTTAATAACTGTAAAAAATCATTTAACAGATTATGCTTTTGATGAAACCAATCAAATTAAAGAATGGGATTTTATTAGTGATGAAGAGATTGAGAAGAAAATAAAAGATAGAATAGAAAAACAGAAATTAGAAACAGAATTAAAAAATATAGAGGAAAAGTTAAAATATAAGACCTATGAAATGGAAGGTCTAAAAAAAGTAACTGATAATTTGAGGGTAGAGCAATATCAGCCTAAAATAGATTTCGGCACTCTTAAAATACCACAAGAAGTTGCAACAGAAGAGCTCGAAATAGTTGTTGAATTAGACGAAGTTGTTGTTTATTCACCACAAAAAATGTTGAGGAAATTAAGAAATGAATATTTGCATTGGTCCTCGACTAGAGACTGGTTTGGTATGCAACCCAACGAAGGTAGAAAAAGACAAATATATTAA
- a CDS encoding adenine phosphoribosyltransferase: MQIKNYIRDIQDFPKEGILFKDITPLLNDPIARKESLKILLDSLEGQKIDKVIGAESRGFFFGMLLAQKLNAGFVPVRKPKKLPFETISASYDLEYGTDSLEMHVDAIKKGDKVLIHDDVLATGGTAKAMCDLVNELGGEIVQCNFLMELSFLNGREKIKGNPIFAAITY, translated from the coding sequence ATGCAGATAAAAAATTATATACGTGATATTCAAGACTTTCCAAAAGAAGGAATTTTATTTAAAGACATCACTCCGCTCCTAAACGACCCAATTGCGCGGAAAGAATCACTAAAAATTTTATTAGACTCTTTAGAAGGACAAAAAATTGACAAGGTAATTGGAGCTGAAAGTCGCGGCTTTTTCTTCGGAATGCTACTTGCCCAAAAGCTAAACGCAGGTTTTGTACCTGTAAGGAAACCTAAAAAGCTTCCTTTTGAGACTATTTCGGCTTCGTATGACTTAGAATATGGAACTGATTCATTAGAAATGCATGTTGATGCTATTAAAAAAGGAGACAAAGTATTAATTCATGATGATGTTCTTGCCACTGGTGGAACTGCCAAAGCAATGTGTGATTTAGTAAATGAATTGGGAGGCGAAATTGTACAATGTAATTTTTTAATGGAGCTTTCTTTTTTAAACGGAAGAGAAAAAATAAAAGGGAATCCCATATTTGCAGCAATAACCTATTAA